GACGTCTGTGATATAAATCTTTTTATTACAGAGTTCCACGCGTCTTACTCTGTTTCGCCAAAGCTCTTTCTCCTCCATCCTCCTTCACGCTCACGGGATATCTTCTCTCTCTCTCTCTCTCTCTCTCTCTCCAGCGAGATCTTATTTCTTCTCTCTCTCTCGATGCATCCACCTGTCTCCGCTACTTGATGGACAAGAAGAAGAAGAAGCTGCCACACCGAAGAAACCTACTCTCAATTTCTCCAATCATCCCCACCGACTTATATATATAACCTCTCTCTCGATGCATCCACCTGTCTCCGCTACTTGATGGACAAGAAGAAGAAGAAGCTGCCACACCGAAGAAACCTACTCTCAATTTCTCCAATCATCCCCACCGACTTATATATATAACTCATTCCTCTAGCAAATATCTCCAAGGAGAACCTCTCTTCCTTCTTTCTCTTCTTCTCTCTTTTTCTCTCTAACCGTTTGATAATCAGATGGCGCGAAATCTGAGATGGGTTCTGCTTATTGTAGCGGTGGTGTCGTGGTGTCTTGTTTCAACACTGGAAGCGAGCGAAGGAGATGCTGATCCTCTTTACAAGTAAAGAACCTTTTCTTTAAGTTATATTCTTATGAATGTTGTCTGCTTTTCATATCTGAGTTCGTTTGACTTCCCTTCCTAGAGTTTACAAGTATCGAAAGGCAGAGCTAGTTTCTTTTTTGGATTACTACTGGTAGAGTCGACCGTTAAAGATTCCGTGATTGCTGGACTGACTTGTTACTGCTTTTGACTATTATGTGTTTGTAATCAATACTATCTCTGTTTTGTGAAAATTTGATCTTTTGGGGGAAAAAAAAGGGTCCAGATTTTAAATTTTGTTAGGTATAGCTTATTTTTTTCAAAGGGGATAAGAGCCACAAAAGAGGAGTGGTGTGGGGAAAGGGATTAGAACTATTATGTGGTTGACTTTTCCCAGATAATTTTCCAACTCTTGTGGTTAGAGTTGAAACACGTTTGAGGATGAAAGCCTTGATTTCTATTTACTGTAGTAGGGTCATTGTTTTTGTTGGAAAAGAGTTTTTCTTTAAAAAGACTGCAAGTGGTGGTTTGATAGAGTTTGGTCTTTCCTTTTTTCTTGTTTAGTGGAAAGCTTCTCTCTCTCTTTCTCTATGTTGTTCTTTGTTTTGTCGGCCATGTAACAGCTTACTCTTGTCTTGAGCTTAGTAGTGGGAAGAGGGTGGGATATGACAAAAAGGACTAGAACTTGTTACAGAGGTCTTATGGTTTTGTCTAATTAACTTTTATGACTATGGAATACTTAGACTGTCTGCTTTTAAAGTTTTTGGCTTTTTCCTTCAGTTTAAAGAACAAAAAAGCTCTGATTGGTTTCCAGGTCATGTGTGGATCAATGTCAGAAAACTGGATGCGTGGGAGACAATTGCTTCCAGCACTGTAAATTTTCAGCTGATGGAAAAGCAATAGACGGTCCTTGGTACATGCAAGAGCCACTTTACCTGCGTTGGAAACAATGGGACTGCCAGAGTGATTGCCAGTACGAATGCATGATGACAAGAGAAGAAGAGAGGAAAAGAAACGGAGAGAAACCCACCAAGTACTTCGGTAAATGGCCACTCAAACATGTCTATGGGATTCAGGAACCTGTCTCCGTTGCTCTCTCTGCTCTTGACCTAGCGATACAGTTCCATGGATGGGTCTCCTACTTCATCCTCGTTTACTATAACTTGCCTCTCCAGCCAAACCGGAAAACTTACTACGAGTACAACGGATTGTTGCATATCTATGCCATCATTGTAATGAACTCACTCTTCTGGAGTGGTGTTTGTCACAGCAGGTAAACACATTCATCCATCTCCATTGTTTCAGTTTCTAACTAAAATTCTCACTAATGATTTTTTTTTTTATGGTATATATAGAGATGTTGCATTGACAGAGAGGCTAGATTACTCATCAGCTACAGTGTTAGCCGGGTTTTCGCTTATTCTAGCTATAATCAGGTCTTTTAGTATACATGATAAATCTGCAAAAGTCATGGTTACTGCACCTATTCTTGCAGTTGTAGCAACTCATATCCTCTACCTCAACTTCTACAACCTTGATGAAGGTAAATGATCTTTCCTAAATGAGGCTTTCTTCTTTTTTTTAAAAAAAAAAATGCTTATATGACTTTCTATATATATATATATATATATATATGACTTTTACAGGGCTTCACAGGAAAGTTATAATCGGAATAGGAGCAGTGGAGCTAGTGGTGTGGGGTGTATGGGCGGCTTTAACGTCACATCCATCAAAGTGGAAGCTAAGAGCTTTCTTTGTCTCGAGCATACTCACAATGTGTCTTAGAATGCTTGATTTCCCACCGTACAAAGGGTATGTTGATGCTCATGCTCTTTGGCGAGCTGCAGGGATCCCTCTCTCTTACCTTTGGTGGAGTTTTGCCTGCGACGACGCCGTTTTCAGGACCACTGTTCTTCTCAAGAAGTCAAAGTGATGGAAAGAAAATTGGTTCAAGGCTCTCTTTTTTTTTTCGGGTGAGGTTCTCCGGTGTTCAGAAAGTTGTTTTTAGGTTGTGTTTTCGCAGAAGAAGCAAATGTTTTTGTGTTCTTCTGTGGTGAATCTTGGTAGTGTTTTGGGGTCATATGCTCTGTTTTTCTTGTGTGTTTTTTTGGGTCTTTTTTCTTTTTTCTCTCATGGCTTGTCGGCTGGAGAGTTTTACCGTCGGGGAGGAATTGACCTTTGATGATCACCACTTTGTTTGCTTTTTTCATTTTGTGATGATGACTCTTAAAAAACTTTTTCAGTTTTCTCAATGTAAAAGAAAAAGAACAACATAATAAATTATATTGCTTATGGAAAACCATAACATAGTAAATGAAGGTATGAATTCACTTGATAAACAAGTTATCTACACAACAAAATAACATAGCATGTGGTAAAATCACAGTCATATTGTGAAAACTGGTACAGTTGTCCAAAGCTCTAAAATATCAATCGTGTCCTCATAGCTCTCAAGCGGTCAAGCCCTCTTTGTTATTTACTTAAATACTTGTATTTTTCATTAACTAAGTTATAACAAACAAACAAAATATGTTAAATGAACCTTTAGTTTTTCAACCATATTCTAAAACGCGGCGGCTTCACCCGAGAGCGCGGCGGATAAGCGTTAGCCGGTGATGAACCGTGGCGAATTCAGTCTAGTCGGATTAAAAAATCGGGTGCTATGAAAAAGCTCCAGTTTTTGTTCGTTTTGACCCATAAATCATATATCCTACACCAGATCTATGATGTACTGACTAAAACAACAAAAAAAAGTAAGAAAATGATAGGAAATCAAGAAAAAAATTTGCAGCCGTCGTAATTACTTTTGCAGAAAAAACCAAGAAGATGACCGGTTAATAACGAATTTGCCCCTCATTAATGAAAATTTCAAAAATTTAAAACATTTGTACTCAACCCTATGCGAACCTGAGCTGGAGCATGTTATATAAAGACACTAGACCACTACACCAACACGCTTTTTTAATAAATGTTAGCAATATATTTTACATATAAACAAATATCCTAAAACAAATCCCCGATTAAACCTCGTATATTTCCCGATTAATTGATTCAGCCTTAGGCGTTACCCGACCGCACGCGTTACGCCTAGCGCAATTTCGAACATGGGTTTTTCTACGTTGAAAACAATTAGACATAATAAATAACTACCGTGACATTTATCACCTAATCCATATATTATTAAAAAAAACACAATTAGACATGGCAAGTTCTCGATCCCTGCAGGCTCCCGGATCCACACGGATTCTCGGCAAGTTTTTTTCAGTCCAGTTGACCAGTAATTGGAAAAAAAATATAGTATCAGAGATCCATGCATTTTTTAGATCGGACATTCTGCCACCTAAAATAAACGAGATTTATGTCAGGCTAATCCCAAAAATTCTTAGTCCGCAAATAATTGCAGATTATCGTCTTATTTCTCTTTGCAATATATGCTACAAGATCATCTTTAAAATCTTGACTCAGCGCTTACAACTTATTCTCTCATCGATTATTTCGAAAACCAATATGCTTTGTACCGTGAAGGACGATGTCAGATAATGTCCCTACCACCCACAAAGTACTCCATTTTCCAAAAATTGCTTATTTGGAGCATCGATACTCAATGGTCGTTAAGGAAGATATGAACAAAGATTATGATAGATTAGAGTGAGATTTCACTCGGCTCGTTATGTAATGCCTAGGGTTCCATCCTAAATGGATAGCTTGGATCATTCAATGTGTCTTTACTTCCACTTACTCCTTCCTCATCAGTGAAACCCCCTCTCACCATACGTATTCATCTTGTGTATAGTAAGGTACTCTCGGGCCTGTGTAGAATAGCGCAATATGATGGTTTGTTGTTGGGAATCAGAGTTGCTAGGGGAATCATCGAGTAAACCACTTATTCTTTGCCGATGACACGATGTTATTTATGAGATCGAGTAAAATTGATGTACTCTGATGATGATCCTTAAGAAGTATGAAGAGCGTCATGCCAACTGATAAACCACAATAAATACTCGTTCATCTTCTCGAGGAAAACTACACTAAACCTAAAGACTCTAGTGAAAAGTGAACTGATAATTGATAGAAAAGGAGGAGTTGAAAAACTGGAGCATTTTGAAAGTAAGAAGTGGGATCTTTTCACCTCTATTGTTGACAGAATAAAATAAAAGGCGAATGTGTGGTCAACTAAATTCCTATAGACATCCGGAAAGTTAGACATGCTGAGAAGTGTCCTCTCTCCTATCCCGTCTTACGCAATGACTTATTTTAAATTGCCACTCTCACTGTGTAAGAGAATCCAATCGGCTTTAACTCGATTTTGGTGGGATGATCGGAATGGAAATAAGAAGATGACATGGATTTTGTGTTCCAACATCTCGTTACCAAAATCACATGGAGAACTCTGTTTTAGAGACTATCAAAGCTTTAACGACATCTTTCTCACAAACTCAGCTGGCATATAATGCACAACCCATAATATTTGCTTGGATGGATTTTACTTAGGAAATATTGCAAATATGAGGACTTTCTTACCTACTCAGATCGGAGCTTTACCTCTCATGTATGGCAAAAAATTTTAATCAGACAAGACCTCCTGGGTCAGAACACTGAACGAGCAGTGGGTAATGGTTCTTCGATTAAGATATGGCCACATACCTAGCTCAACCTCTATTGTGAGCACAGAAACAATACTTAAACCGGAGCTCAACCAGACAACCCACAACTACCACAACATAACTATCACGACCAAGGTTCACTCAAATGAGAATGGCTTACAAGCCACAAAGATTTTTTACATGAAATCAATTCTTAAAGACATACAACTCATCCTTACAGCACCGGGAATTAAAATCACCAGAAAACTTCGTGGACCATAAAGATATGGATTTTAAAAGTCAGGCAATCTTCTCAGCATCTAATGGGTCAAATCAGCCATATTTTGGTCCATACAAATCCAACCATGAATGGGCCTCGACTAAAGCTACCTGGTATGTTAAGGAGAACCTTTTAGAAGACCAGTGAAAGAAGAATCAAGCCCGAAAACCAATCCAACCAGAAGATTCACTTGGTTTACTAAAATTGGCCAAATCGATACTATCTAAGGAAGGTCTTCTACATATCTACGGAAACCAGGAGATCATCTGAACCAAATAGAAGATATCAAGAATGTCTTAGCAGCACCAGCACCCAAAGGACTAGGCGGATCCTCATGCACATCAACTTTCCATATCCAGCCGCATTCACATTACAAGCCTTACAAAACTTTCTTCAGATTCTTCCCCAAGACGGAAAGGCCATATTCTCTTTTATTGCGACAAAGGATTATTTCTGGAAGATTTGCAGACCATGTGCATATCCAGAAGATGTCTTGATACAAGGCTCAACCAAGTTTTCTTTTGGAGAGGCTCAAATTAAGCCTAACAGCTATATATCTTTAAGGAGCTAATCTTCTGATTCTTTTGTTTATTTTTTGTGTATTTTATTTCCTTTGAGTCTTTAGACTGTTTTATTAGTCCCAGGGTCAAGAATATATAATCTCATGTTATTGTTCATTGTAAAGGACCCTTGATCATTTTGAAAGTAATAGAAATCAATTTTCTTTTTAAACAAAGTTGTGAATTCTTTGTTGTTAGTTCTCTAGTTCTTTGTGTGCGATTCACTAAGTCCTAAAGAAGCCATGTATAGAGACATGTGTGATTCGAGTCCCCTTGTTTGTCCATTGATTGAGCGATTCAATCCTTATCCATCATTCCATCCCATCCAACGGCCAAGCTTGAGAGTGCTACACAACCAGTAAGCTTAGCTCCATTACAACCACAAATCGGCCATCTTTCTTATTTTATCACCTATTCTCTGTTTATTATTATTTTCATTCATATGCATTCCTTTTTGCATTCTTTTCAGGTCCATCTTGCTCGGCCAGCTTTCAATCAGCCTTTATAGATCACCCGACAATTGAGTAACTCGACCATCTGGGTGATATGTGCTCCCGTGCCCATAACAACCTCCAATATCAAGAGAGACCTATGGGACCTGCTACAGAGGAAACTTCTGAATGGACTGTGGCTGACTTGTTTCTTCCTGGAACCGTGGAGTGGGAAAGAAAAAAAAAAATCCAACTCGTACTCCCTCATGAAGAAACTAAAGTCCTAAACATAAACCCTAGTTTATTGGGGCTTCCTGATAAACATATTTGGCTTTGTTCGGACTCAGGAAAATATACAACAAAAATAGGATACCATGCAGCTATAAACAGAAGAAGGATTCTCCCTAAGGATATCCATATTGAATACTCTTTCGAATGGAATATGCAGATCTGGAACCTTGACACATCACGAAGATAAAGCTGTTTTTATGGAAAATTTTTAAGGGAGCTGTCACAGTAGGAACCAACTTAACAGCTCGAAACATTG
The DNA window shown above is from Brassica oleracea var. oleracea cultivar TO1000 chromosome C3, BOL, whole genome shotgun sequence and carries:
- the LOC106328140 gene encoding post-GPI attachment to proteins factor 3, which codes for MARNLRWVLLIVAVVSWCLVSTLEASEGDADPLYKSCVDQCQKTGCVGDNCFQHCKFSADGKAIDGPWYMQEPLYLRWKQWDCQSDCQYECMMTREEERKRNGEKPTKYFGKWPLKHVYGIQEPVSVALSALDLAIQFHGWVSYFILVYYNLPLQPNRKTYYEYNGLLHIYAIIVMNSLFWSGVCHSRDVALTERLDYSSATVLAGFSLILAIIRSFSIHDKSAKVMVTAPILAVVATHILYLNFYNLDEGLHRKVIIGIGAVELVVWGVWAALTSHPSKWKLRAFFVSSILTMCLRMLDFPPYKGYVDAHALWRAAGIPLSYLWWSFACDDAVFRTTVLLKKSK